A window of the Pangasianodon hypophthalmus isolate fPanHyp1 chromosome 12, fPanHyp1.pri, whole genome shotgun sequence genome harbors these coding sequences:
- the tap2t gene encoding antigen peptide transporter 2, whose product MMADPAAGSAWRAYGALLFLDVTLWVSLWTAILGSQGALLMNLTWLWAFRAFSWVLLHTVSSATLDKTIHSFLKPWVALLCFLPPVFDMVQTLALGGRCGFSPVPMPSMVVLSAMTGTLVHLILDKAFPSKKVKKEQEARVLLMRVIHYSKPDYLHLGVAFFFLILAALFESTIPHYVGKIIDGLSGEYKHDNFLWAIACMSFYSFGSSMFTGLRGGMFMCSLSRLNKRIRHMLFQNLMKQDISFFEENKPGSLTSRLVSDTDKMGRSIAMNVNVLLRSLVKTCGMLVQMLSLSWQLTLLSFVEMPLLAVLQNYYNIHYQKTSRELQDCLAEIEQLASSTIKSVKTVRRFRAEAQELKRYQEALDRKLQILKRKGIFSAVHLLLRRCLTLSLRVAMLLLGRRLISSGQLSGGSLLAFVLYQKDMLSNMRQLVYIYGDILNTVWSAEKVFKLLDRKPNMQETGNWVPEKLEGRITFDNVTFSYPSRPERKALKSVSVELSPGKMTALVGPSGGGKTTCVSLLQRFYEPQQGRVLLDNEPLHEYQHQYLCSQMAAVSQNPVLFSGSVKYNIAYGLRDCTIERVKEAAKKANAHDFICRLDEGYDTDVGESGGQLSIGQKQCIAIARVLIRNPKILILDEATGKLDINTRHTVQEVLSGSKGQTVLVVAHCLKTIERADHIVYIEDGMVMEQGTHEQLMAKRGRYFHLREKLFTVDSDQN is encoded by the exons ATGATGGCTGACCCAGCTGCAGGCTCTGCATGGCGTGCATATGGAGCTCTCCTGTTCCTGGACGTGACCCTCTGGGTGTCCCTGTGGACCGCTATTCTGGGCTCTCAGGGTGCTTTGCTCATGAACCTGACATGGCTGTGGGCTTTCAGGGCTTTCAGCTGGGTTCTGCTTCACACAGTCAGTTCAGCCACCCTGGACAAGACCATACACAGTTTTCTGAAGCCCTGGGTAGCGTTACTGTGTTTTTTACCTCCTGTGTTTGATATGGTGCAAACCCTAGCTCTAGGAGGGAGGTGTGGCTTTAGTCCCGTGCCCATGCCCTCCATGGTGGTTTTAAGTGCCATGACTGGCACTCTGGTCCATCTGATATTGGACAAGGCATTTCCTAGTAAAAAGGTGAAGAAAGAACAAGAGGCCAGGGTCCTCCTGATGAGAGTGATTCACTACTCAAAACCTGACTACCTTCACCTTGGGGTGGCctttttcttcctcatcttGGCTGCATTAT TTGAATCAACTATACCGCACTATGTGGGGAAAATCATTGATGGTTTGAGCGGAGAATACAAGCACGACAACTTCTTGTGGGCCATTGCATGCATGTCGTTTTACTCTTTTGGAAG TTCTATGTTCACTGGCTTGAGAGGAGGCATGTTCATGTGTAGCCTGAGCAGACTAAACAAGAGAATTCGACACATGCTGTTTCAGAACCTGATGAAACAAGACATAAGCTTCTTTGAAGAAAATAAACCAG GAAGCTTGACATCGCGGCTGGTATCGGACACTGATAAAATGGGCCGCTCTATAGCCATGAATGTGAATGTGCTCCTGAGGAGTCTGGTTAAGACATGTGGCATGCTTGTGCAGATGCTCAGCCTGTCCTGGCAGCTCACACTCCTTAGCTTTGTGGAAATGCCTCTCCTTGCTGTGCTACAGAACTATTACAACATTCACTACCAG AAAACATCAAGGGAGCTGCAGGACTGCCTGGCTGAAATTGAGCAGCTGGCATCTTCTACCATCAAGTCTGTAAAGACAGTGCGGCGCTTCAGGGCTGAGGCTCAGGAGCTGAAGAGGTACCAGGAGGCTCTGGACAGGAAGCTTCAGATACTGAAACGCAAGGGCATTTTCAGTGCAGTCCACCTCCTTCTGCGCAGA TGTCTAACGTTGAGCCTGAGGGTGGCAATGCTGCTTCTTGGTCGCCGTCTCATCTCCTCGGGTCAGCTAAGCGGTGGGAGCCTCCTGGCTTTTGTGCTGTATCAAAAAGACATGTTGAGCAACATGAGG CAATTGGTGTATATCTATGGAGACATTCTGAACACAGTGTGGTCAGCAGAGAAGGTGTTTAAGCTGCTAGACAGAAAACCGAACATGCAAGAAACAGGCAACTGGGTACCTGAGAAACTGGAAGGAAGAATCACCTTTGATAACGTCACCTTCTCTTACCCTTCCCGCCCTGAAAGGAAAGCACTTAAG TCTGTGAGTGTAGAGCTGAGTCCAGGGAAGATGACAGCGTTGGTTGGCCCCTCCGGTGGAGGTAAAACTACCTGCGTCAGTCTGCTGCAGAGGTTTTATGAGCCTCAGCAGGGCCGAGTGCTACTGGACAATGAACCACTTCATGAGTACCAACACCAGTACCTGTGCAGCCAG ATGGCAGCTGTGTCCCAGAACCCAGTGCTGTTCTCTGGCTCTGTGAAATACAACATTGCATACGGCCTACGTGACTGCACCATAGAGAGGGTGAAGGAGGCAGCGAAGAAAGCCAATGCACATGACTTTATTTGCAGACTAGACGAAGGCTATGACACAG ATGTTGGAGAGTCTGGTGGGCAGCTGTCCATAGGACAGAAGCAGTGTATTGCTATAGCCAGAGTGTTGATCAGAAATCCAAAAATCCTCATTTTGGATGAAGCTACTGGCAAATTGGACATCAACACTCGGCACACG gtTCAGGAAGTCCTCTCTGGCTCAAAGGGTCAGACAGTGCTGGTGGTCGCTCATTGTCTGAAGACCATCGAGAGAGCCGATCACATCGTCTACATAGAAGATGGGATGGTCATGGAGCAGGGGACGCACGAGCAGCTTATGGCCAAAAGAGGACGATATTTCCATCTTAGGGAAAAACTGTTTACAGTGGATTCTGACCAAAACTGA
- the faap100 gene encoding Fanconi anemia core complex-associated protein 100 gives MEGVRCLVECWADFGDLLSAKVISHGPDVILSTGTEHIFVFSGQERRVKTVLQFESPVTSLALSADQCSVYALCENNLLYWTRLSPESSSFSAEQGDDPALSVVSRDSVLVKDGNVLSFTVAEDILITVSLQESFWSFHLYELPRCSTRSPVFQKRAGFQVPAVTGLAQNDVDLQARTSSAPSLTCIYPNSSPKAHACKRHPRLDPLLFRLLFGVDASLINSPIILCGLPDGRLVFFPLLLPALISSRGEQKPQIRIFYSLEQPVAFIGTSVIGDQGPQCLVVIGQRGRILLIRANQRSSVGKAADCRFVEHIVPGPVVCACVDGEHLYYSTATNLFSLSLSKTLTPSSSSSSITAASEGDITRPGSAVCLNVCRVIALTEPSISSAGSVQLLAVSLSGRLLQVTLPQDSDKANVSRLASSQAGQKIKDLLAGIGNVWERATVEKQQLELKNNTLKRLNHIVNICHLLLSCQKNDQEVCDLQPPISCQGAAKWSTLLQKDSLVLTCILENQSSCVLDQGWTLCLQVQSSLSVSAGGSSRTYSFALMKLDCGQKAEVTLPLESDGDLFLPVQIHCSLVYTLQSLLNPEEYRQLSVSDTSLSRLLTHTGCICLALNTLTLDWLDALRIGDPTQNGDHIPKQISTWEATRILLSSRQIHTDEPVMPKAAPHTVAIHISSELLRDRLNLHDCSSTLLCISVLKWLLCGTLKTEGQEVVQSPVVCAKGPDRQAVRLLTKEVILSDFRSEGPLSVVEVQVESVSMSALCGLHHAVLRRVQALLKDAAVKHEKPAELRGQRLCEAVRHMERLYKDLQDFRDPADGVMKTRRTSESLFHLYLQLREKPLVIL, from the exons ATGGAAGGGGTGAGGTGTCTTGTGGAGTGTTGGGCAGATTTTGGTGACTTGCTTTCTGCGAAGGTGATCTCTCATGGACCAGATGTGATCCTAAGCACAGGGACTGAACACATCTTCGTTTTCAGTGGCCAAGAGAGAAGAGTTAAG ACTGTCCTGCAGTTTGAGTCTCCAGTCACATCCCTGGCTTTAAGTGCTGATCAGTGTAGTGTCTATGCTCTCTGTGAGAACAATCTCCTTTACTGGACCAGGCTCTCTCCGGAATCCAG CTCCTTCTCAGCAGAACAGGGTGATGATCCTGCCTTGTCCGTGGTGTCCAGGGACTCCGTTCTAGTGAAAGATGGCAATGTGCTCTCTTTCACTGTAGCAGAGGACATACTCATTACTGTCAGTCTGCAAGAGTCTTTCTGGAGTTTTCACCTCTATGAACTGCCACGTTGTTCAACCAGATCCCCGGTATTTCAGAAACGTGCAGGATTTCAGGTCCCAGCTGTCACAGGACTTGCTCAGAATGATGTGGATTTGCAGGCTAGGACAAGCTCAGCTCCATCATTGACATGCATCTACCCCAACTCCTCACCTAAAGCACATGCGTGTAAACGCCACCCCCGTCTCGATCCTCTCCTTTTCAGGCTCTTATTTGGAGTCGATGCATCTCTTATAAATTCTCCCATCATTCTTTGTGGTTTACCCGATGGacgtcttgtttttttcccactactCCTGCCTGCACTAATCAGCTCAAGGGGAGAACAAAAGCCACAAATCAGGATTTTCTACAGCTTAGAGCAGCCAGTAGCATTTATTGGAACGTCTGTTATTGGGGATCAGGGTCCACAATGCCtggttgtgattggtcagaggggTAGGATCCTGCTGATCAGGGCCAATCAAAGAAGCTCGGTTGGAAAGGCAGCGGACTGCA GATTCGTTGAGCACATTGTGCCGGGGCCTGTGGTATGTGCCTGTGTAGATGGTGAacatttatactacagcactgccACAAACCTGTTCTCCTTATCCCTGAGCAAGACCTTaacaccttcatcatcatcatcctccatCACAGCAGCGTCAGAGGGAGACATCACAAGGCCGGGGAGTGCAGTCTGTCTGAACGTGTGCCGAGTAATCGCATTAACTGAGCCTTCCATCAGCTCTGCAG GCAGTGTGCAGCTTCTGGCTGTGTCTCTCAGTGGAAGACTTCTTCAGGTGACCCTCCCTCAGGACTCGGACAAAGCCAACGTGTCTAGACTGGCTTCATCACAAGCAGGGCAGAAAATAAAAGACCTCTTGGCTGGTATTGGAAATGTTTGGGAGAG AGCAACAGTAGAGAAGCAACAGCTGGAATtgaagaataacacactcaaGCGATTGAACCACATTGTCAACATCTGCCACTTGCTTTTATCCTGTCAGAAGAATGACCAAGAGGTGTGTGATCTACAGCCACCAATCAGCTGTCAGGGGGCAGCCAAATGGAGCACGCTACTTCAGAAAGACTCGTTGGTTCTCACTTGCATATTGGAAAACCAAAGTTCTTGTGTCTTAGACCAAGGATGGACTCTTTGCCTTCAAGTGCAGTCAAGTCTTTCTGTCAGCGCAGGGGGCTCGTCTAGAACTTACTCATTTGCTTTGATGAAATTAGACTGCGGTCAAAAAGCCGAAGTGACATTACCTCTCGAGAGTGACGGTGACTTATTTCTCCCGGTCCAGATCCACTGCTCACTTGTGTACACTTTACAGTCTTTACTTAACCCAGAGGAATACAGACAGCTCTCAGTTAGTGACACCTCACTATCTCggcttctcacacacacaggctgcatCTGTCTGGCTCTCAACACGTTAACACTGGACTGGCTAGATGCCTTAAGGATAGGAGATCCAACCCAAAATGGTGATCATATTCCCAAACAAATCAGCACTTGGGAAGCCACCCGCATACTCCTGAGCTCCAGACAAATTCACACAGATGAGCCCGTAATGCCGAAGGCTGCTCCACATACGGTAGCAATCCACATATCCTCAGAGCTCCTGAGGGACCGGCTCAACTTACATGACTGTAGCAGCACACTTCTGTGCATCTCCGTGCTCAAATGGCTGCTGTGTGGAACTTTGAAGACAGAGGGGCAAGAGGTAGTGCAGAGTCCAGTTGTGTGTGCCAAAGGGCCGGACAGACAGGCAGTCAGACTGCTGACCAAAGAG GTCATATTGAGTGACTTTCGCTCTGAAGGACCCCTGTCTGTTGTGGAGGTTCAGGTAGAGAGTGTTTCCATGTCTGCATTGTGTGGATTACATCATGCTGTCCTGAGACGTGTTCAG GCCCTTCTGAAGGATGCTGCTGTGAAACATGAGAagcctgcagagctcagaggACAGCGCTTGTGTGAGGCTGTTCGGCACATGGAG CGCCTTTATAAGGACCTGCAGGATTTTCGTGACCCGGCTGATGGAGTTATGAAGACAAGGAGGACGTCAGAGTCACTGTTTCACCTCTACTTGCAACTCAGAGAGAAGCCACTGGTCATTCTGTGA
- the acsf2 gene encoding medium-chain acyl-CoA ligase ACSF2, mitochondrial codes for MQAAVEMWPKFLAAVRAPGVFSKPPRLLKKTPFLSLQPSCSIHVDTPPSVPTLTTSYAHGVTSHSLQSLTVGRSLQLRVERTPDREAVVFLQDGIRKTFSEFQNDVDQAAAGLLALGLKKGDRLGMWGPNIYEWILMQYATAKAGIILVSVNPAYQLQELEFALKKVQCKAIVCPTQFKTQKYYDMLRQLCPDVDTASPGGFKSSRLPDLSMVIVTDSKQPGAFHWNDLMQAGSSQHYKELEDLQKKINFDDPVNIQFTSGTTGNPKGAALTHHNIVNNAYFIGLRVGYDWRRKIKVCLPVPMYHCFGSVGGGIVMAVHGITLVFPSTAYDGRANLSAMQNEKCSFVYGTPTMYIDMLGQPDLAKFDLSSVEAGIVAGSPCPPEVLKKVINIMGVKEITVAYGTTENSPVTFCGYPVDSIERKIETVGCVGNHLEAKVVDPTTGHIVPLGNPGELMIRGYCVMLEYWQDEAKTRECITKDRWYKTGDIASLDNFGYCRIEGRIKDMIIRGGENIYPAEIEQFLHTHPKVQEAQVVGVKDERMGEEVCACIKLKDGQECTAEELRTYCKGQIAHFKIPRYVTFVKSYPLTVSGKIQKNKLREQTEKQLGL; via the exons atgCAAGCAGCAGTGGAAATGTGGCCCAAGTTTCTGGCAGCTGTGCGCGCGCCCGGTGTTTTCTCCAAACCGCCGAGACTTCTTAAGAAGACGCCGTTTTTATCACTTCAGCCTAGCTG TTCCATTCATGTAGACACTCCTCCCAGTGTTCCGACCCTCACCACCAGCTATGCCCACGGTGTCACCTCACATTCCTTACAGTCTCTCACCGTGGGCCGGAGCCTGCAGCTCCGAGTGGAGCGCACCCCTGACCGTGAGGCTGTTGTCTTCCTGCAGGATGGCATCAGgaaaacattttctgaattCCAAAATGAC GTGGATCAGGCAGCTGCAGGTCTGTTGGCTCTGGGTCTGAAGAAAGGAGATCGATTAGGCATGTGGGGACCCAACATATATGAATGGATTCTGATGCAGTATGCCACAGCAAAGGCTGGCATCATCTTG GTATCAGTGAATCCAGCTTATCAGTTGCAAGAGTTGGAATTTGCACTAAAAAAG GTGCAGTGCAAAGCAATTGTGTGTCCAACTCAGTTTAAGACCCAGAAGTACTATGACATGTTGAGGCAGCTCTGCCCTGATGTAGATACTGCTTCCCCTGGAGGCTTCAAGAGTTCCAG ATTGCCAGACTTGAGTATGGTAATTGTGACAGACAGTAAGCAGCCTGGTGCTTTCCACTGGAATGATCTGATGCAAGCGGGGAGCAGCCAGCACTACAAGGAGCTAGAagatttgcagaaaaaaatcaactttgaTGACCCTGTTAACATCCAGTTCACATCG GGAACCACTGGGAATCCCAAAGGAGCCGCTCTGACACACCACAATATTGTCAACAATGCATATTTCATCGGTTTGCGTGTAGGATATGACTGGAGG AGGAAAATTAAAGTATGTTTGCCAGTGCCGATGTACCACTGTTTTGGCTCAGTGGGTGGGGGGATTGTGATGGCAGTACATGGTATCACACTGGTCTTTCCCTCTACTGCGTACGATGGACGTGCCAACCTGTCAGCTATGCAGAATGAGAA ATGCTCATTTGTCTATGGCACCCCTACAATGTACATAGACATGCTGGGACAGCCTGACTTGGCCAAATTTGACCTGTCATCTGTTGAAGCAG GCATTGTTGCTGGCTCTCCCTGTCCTCCTGAAGTTTTGAAGAAAGTAATCAACATCATGGGCGTTAAGGAAATAACG GTTGCGTACGGTACCACTGAGAATAGTCCAGTGACATTCTGTGGCTATCCAGTTGACAGcatagagagaaagatagaaactGTTGGATGTGTCGGCAACCACCTTGAG GCGAAAGTGGTTGATCCTACAACAGGACATATTGTGCCTCTTGGAAATCCAGGAGAGCTTATGATCAGAGGTTActgtgtcatgctggaatattgGCAAGATGAAGCCAAAACCAGAGAGTGCATTACTAAAGACCGCTGGTACAAAACCGG TGATATTGCCAGTTTGGACAACTTTGGCTACTGCAGGATAGAGGGACGTATCAAAGACATGATTATCCGTGGAGGAGAAAATATCTATCCTGCTGAAATTGAGCAGTTCCTGCACACCCATCCTAAAGTCCAGGAAGCACAG GTGGTTGGGGTGAAAGATGAGAGGATGGGTGAAGAGGTTTGTGCCTGCATCAAACTGAAGGATGGACAGGAATGTACTGCAGAGGAGCTAAGGACATACTGCAAAGGCCAG ATTGCCCATTTCAAGATCCCCCGCTATGTTACTTTTGTTAAGAGCTATCCTCTTACTGTCTCAGGGAAA ATCCAGAAGAACAAACTACGGgagcagacagagaaacagcTGGGACTGTGA
- the chad gene encoding chondroadherin — MHVIRIQLVVCMQIFAIFIVGTESQCPSPCHCHGDLQHVICDNVGLKKIPRITEATRLVNLQRNNLGMLPTGGFSEMKGLVSLHLQHCQIREIATQAFKGLKKLIYLYLSNNEISTIKSGAFEDLTELTYLYMDGNQISSLSKGIFSPMINLFILQLDNNKIRDLQAGTFAGAKDLRWLHISNNELRSMQPGSLDEVENLATLTLDQNKLSTYPSEAMSKLRVVEELNLSKNPLTFIPDYAFRSFGRYIEKLHLNGMGLEKFSNAAFEGVTALRYLHLENNKLKSLPSNLVFTNMQNLTLFNNPWSCTCNLANLRKWMDSSRHRPDAICASPPSQKGKQVRDSTSFSKCKMKKDKKGARH, encoded by the exons ATGCATGTTATAAGAATTCAATTAGTGGTGTGTATGCAAATTTTTGCTATCTTTATAGTAGGTACAGAAAGCCAGTGTCCTAGTCCATGTCACTGTCACGGTGACCTACAGCATGTTATCTGTGACAATGTTGGGTTGAAGAAGATCCCTCGCATCACTGAGGCTACTCGCCTTGTCAACCTGCAGCGCAACAACCTGGGTATGCTCCCAACCGGGGGCTTCAGCGAAATGAAGGGTCTCGTCTCCCTGCACCTGCAGCACTGCCAGATCCGTGAGATTGCCACTCAGGCCTTCAAGGGTCTCAAAAAGCTCATTTATCTTTACCTTTCTAACAACGAAATCAGCACCATCAAATCTGGAGCCTTTGAGGACCTAACTGAGCTCACCTACCTTTACATGGATGGGAATCAAATCTCAAGTCTTTCAAAAGGCATCTTCTCCCCCATGATCAACTTATTTATCCTACAGCTTGATAACAATAAGATCCGAGACCTGCAAGCAGGTACCTTTGCAGGTGCTAAGGACCTTCGGTGGCTGCATATCAGTAACAATGAGCTAAGGTCAATGCAGCCTGGCTCTCTTGATGAAGTGGAGAACCTGGCCACTCTCACTCTGGACCAAAACAAGCTGTCTACGTATCCCAGCGAGGCCATGAGCAAGCTACGCGTTGTTGAGGAGCTTAATTTGTCCAAGAACCCACTCACCTTCATTCCTGACTATGCATTCAGGAGCTTTGGACGCTATATCGAGAAACTGCATCTTAATGGTATGGGCCTGGAGAAG TTTTCCAATGCAGCTTTTGAGGGTGTGACAGCTCTAAGGTATTTGCATCTTGAAAACAACAAGCTGAAGAGCCTACCAAGCAACCTGGTTTTCACCAACATGCAGAATCTCACTCTGTTCAACAACCCATGGAGCTGCACTTGCAATTTAGCCAACCTTAGAAA ATGGATGGACTCCAGTCGTCATCGTCCTGATGCAATTTGTGCATCACCCCCAAGTCAGAAAGGGAAGCAAGTCCGAGACAGCACTTCCTTTAGCAAGTGCAAAATGAAGAAAGACAAGAAGGGAGCACGTCACTGA
- the armc7 gene encoding armadillo repeat-containing protein 7, with translation MDRFCASDRLEYLQGLVTEFQDTDSEEAKEQILANLANFAYDPRNMEALRMLQVTELFLDMLTEENENFVEFGIGGLCNLSMDRECRDQILQSGGIPLVTGCLSSHRDETVLSAITTLMNLTTAASRSQTTDSAVVQCMLRFSLTQNPRLSNLATVFLQDYCTQNQLDKARELLQGHSQSAVGIPLPKD, from the exons ATGGATCGATTCTGTGCATCAGATAGGTTGGAATATTTGCAGGGGCTTGTGACAGAATTTCAGGACACTGACAGTGAAG AAGCTAAAGAGCAAATTCTGGCCAACCTGGCCAACTTTGCCTATGATCCACGTAACATGGAAGCCTTGCGGATGCTTCAGGTCACCGAGCTCTTCTTGGACATGCTAACAGAGGAAAACGAGAACTTTGTGGAGTTTGGAATTG GTGGCCTGTGTAACCTCAGCATGGACCGCGAGTGTCGTGATCAAATTTTGCAAAGTGGAGGAATTCCTTTAGTCACAGGATGCTTATCGAGTCACAGAGACGAGACCGTTTTGTCCGCGATCACAACATTAATGAACCTTACCACAGCAGCCTCACGCTCCCAAACCACAGACAGTGCAGTAGTGCAATGCATGCTGCGCTTCTCACTTACACAGAATCCTCGCCTCAGCAATCTGGCCACAGTTTTCCTGCAGGACTACTGCACTCAGAACCAGCTAGACAAAGCCAGAGAGCTTTTACAAGGACACAGCCAGTCAGCTGTTGGAATTCCTCTCCCCAAGGACTAG